A single region of the Psychrobacter alimentarius genome encodes:
- a CDS encoding polyprenyl synthetase family protein codes for MTVSSILSLMPASVPSFKNTEQFHRAVRAQLAQDIEVLFTYAKLPSPLMDACRYVMTGQGKTVRPLLVASVFASFTENNNISGNADKAEASLKSDDASGLVDSTPTNITNDMQSEDLASLLENDSDYDMCRRAALAVELLHTYSLVHDDLPCMDDDELRRGQPTCHIAFDEATALLAGDVLQTLAFEVLTAEMPTFAHFDADIASQLLAVFAPRARRMVSGQMLDLNAEAKEDVSQSELESIHRDKTGALIEAAMLMGGICAGATALQRMALQDCAQHIGLAFQVQDDILDVTTSTDTLGKPAGSDEKLDKSTYVKLMGVENAKTYAQSLFDDGRTAIIRELGSREPNSDGVSRDDYSINKDNDALLALIDWLWARKK; via the coding sequence ATGACTGTTTCTTCTATACTAAGCTTGATGCCAGCAAGCGTTCCGTCTTTTAAAAATACCGAGCAGTTCCATCGCGCAGTACGCGCACAATTGGCGCAAGACATTGAAGTTTTATTTACGTATGCCAAGCTCCCAAGTCCGCTGATGGACGCCTGTCGTTATGTGATGACTGGTCAAGGCAAAACGGTACGTCCCCTATTGGTCGCAAGTGTGTTTGCGAGCTTCACTGAAAATAACAATATAAGTGGTAATGCGGACAAGGCTGAAGCAAGTTTAAAATCCGATGATGCATCAGGTCTTGTTGACTCTACCCCTACCAATATAACCAATGACATGCAAAGCGAAGACTTGGCATCCTTGTTAGAGAACGACTCAGATTATGATATGTGTCGCCGTGCTGCCCTAGCAGTGGAGCTACTGCACACCTATTCACTGGTGCATGATGATTTGCCTTGCATGGACGATGATGAGCTACGCCGTGGGCAGCCAACCTGCCATATCGCCTTTGATGAAGCGACTGCTTTATTGGCAGGGGATGTGCTACAGACGCTGGCCTTTGAGGTATTGACCGCAGAGATGCCGACCTTTGCGCATTTTGATGCTGATATCGCAAGCCAGCTGCTCGCGGTATTTGCACCACGGGCGCGGCGCATGGTATCTGGTCAAATGCTGGATCTCAATGCTGAAGCAAAAGAGGACGTCTCGCAAAGTGAGTTAGAATCCATTCACCGCGATAAAACCGGTGCCTTGATTGAAGCGGCCATGCTAATGGGCGGTATCTGTGCTGGCGCGACCGCTTTACAACGTATGGCATTGCAGGATTGTGCTCAGCACATTGGTCTTGCCTTTCAGGTCCAAGATGATATCTTGGATGTGACCACCAGCACCGACACGCTTGGCAAACCTGCTGGTAGCGATGAAAAGCTGGACAAATCCACCTATGTAAAATTGATGGGTGTGGAGAATGCCAAAACCTATGCACAATCACTGTTTGATGACGGACGCACCGCGATCATTCGTGAGCTAGGCAGTCGTGAGCCAAATAGTGATGGGGTAAGCCGTGATGATTACAGCATCAATAAAGACAATGATGCGCTCCTGGCGTTGATAGACTGGCTATGGGCACGTAAAAAATAG
- the clpP gene encoding ATP-dependent Clp endopeptidase proteolytic subunit ClpP has product MTDYDRITANPHFDMLMSAHNEVQNTQAALVPMVVEQSSRGERSFDIFSRLLRERVIFLTGQVEDHMANLIVAQLLFLEAENPDKDIHLYINSPGGSVSAGLAIFDTMNFIKPEVSTICMGGAYSMGSFLLAAGQKGKRYSLANARVMIHQPSGGAQGQATDIEINAREILKTRARLNQILAERTGQPVEKIEKDVERDFWLDAQEAKEYGLVDEVLERRPDSL; this is encoded by the coding sequence ATGACAGATTATGATCGCATTACTGCCAACCCACATTTTGATATGCTGATGAGTGCGCACAATGAGGTGCAAAATACGCAAGCTGCATTAGTCCCTATGGTTGTTGAGCAATCATCACGCGGTGAACGCTCGTTTGATATCTTTTCACGCCTATTGCGTGAGCGTGTGATCTTTTTGACCGGTCAAGTTGAAGACCACATGGCCAATCTAATCGTCGCCCAGTTGTTATTCTTAGAAGCAGAAAACCCTGATAAAGATATCCATTTATATATCAATTCACCAGGTGGTTCAGTCAGTGCAGGTTTGGCGATTTTTGATACCATGAACTTCATCAAACCTGAAGTATCTACCATCTGTATGGGCGGTGCTTATAGCATGGGTTCATTCTTATTGGCAGCGGGTCAAAAAGGCAAACGTTATTCACTCGCCAATGCGCGTGTGATGATTCACCAGCCTTCAGGCGGCGCACAAGGTCAAGCGACCGATATCGAAATCAATGCGCGTGAAATTCTAAAAACTCGTGCTCGCTTAAACCAAATCTTGGCCGAGCGTACAGGCCAACCAGTAGAGAAAATCGAAAAAGACGTCGAGCGTGATTTCTGGTTAGATGCGCAAGAAGCCAAAGAATACGGTTTGGTTGATGAAGTATTAGAGCGTCGCCCTGACTCTTTATAA
- a CDS encoding HD domain-containing protein — protein sequence MSLSMPRPLTSQMLVASIDVNDVTHFLLELDALKRVNRRSYVTHTTRRENSAEHSWHLAMACWSIAELFELDVNHEKLLKMALVHDLGEIDAGDTFLFASSRNAAHIEERAGIARLQAERGNGITNLAEIWEEQETGSSKETQLLRVVDRLLPFLLNLNTEGKTWIESDVTRSQVAAALAFIEHSFPVIHDWLTENIEYATHQGWLIDS from the coding sequence ATGTCTTTAAGTATGCCTAGACCACTGACCAGCCAAATGCTTGTAGCAAGTATCGATGTCAATGATGTCACCCATTTTTTGTTGGAGTTGGATGCGCTCAAACGTGTCAATCGCCGCAGCTATGTGACCCATACCACACGCCGAGAAAACTCTGCCGAACACTCTTGGCACTTGGCAATGGCTTGCTGGTCAATTGCTGAATTGTTTGAGCTCGACGTCAATCATGAGAAACTACTAAAGATGGCGTTGGTGCATGATTTGGGCGAGATTGATGCAGGAGATACCTTTTTATTTGCCAGCAGTCGTAACGCCGCCCACATCGAAGAGCGTGCTGGTATCGCTCGATTGCAAGCAGAACGCGGCAATGGGATTACCAATCTCGCTGAGATTTGGGAAGAACAAGAGACAGGTAGCAGCAAAGAGACCCAGCTGCTCAGAGTCGTTGATCGTTTGTTACCGTTTTTACTTAATCTAAATACCGAGGGAAAAACGTGGATTGAATCTGACGTCACGCGTTCGCAAGTGGCAGCAGCATTGGCATTTATTGAGCACAGCTTCCCTGTGATTCATGATTGGCTCACAGAAAATATCGAGTATGCAACGCATCAAGGGTGGCTGATTGACTCATAA
- the tig gene encoding trigger factor produces MATDLQVTTNKLSNKETQLTVKVPVEKIQNKVEGRIRQVAKTAKIDGFRKGNVPMSHIRSQYGAGIQQEVINDVIRDTVFEAIKSEDIRAVGMPNIDDVKLEDDFLVYQATVEIFPEVDVQGIDEIEVERHTAQVSEEDVDTMIENLQKQREEFVEKKGMAAKDNQVTFDFEGSIDGEKFEGGSAEDFKLVIGSNQMIPGFEAGIKGMKAGEEKVIDVTFPEDYQAENLAGKEAQFKINVKLVEKSKLPEIDDAFLELFGVTEGGVEKLKEDVRKNMEREIKNAARSQVKQATFDALLEKNEFDVPNAMLEQEIERQRNMMMQRFSQQFGANADSFDKDMLPNELFEEQALRAARLGIIVARVIDTKGLEVDQERVETFIKEAAENYEDPAEVIEYYTNDKQQRANIESVVLEDQVVDYLISQGKVTDKEVSYQDLLAAQQQQQQGM; encoded by the coding sequence ATGGCTACAGATTTACAAGTCACAACCAACAAGCTATCTAATAAAGAGACTCAGCTAACGGTTAAAGTACCTGTCGAAAAGATTCAAAACAAAGTTGAAGGCCGTATTCGCCAAGTTGCGAAAACTGCCAAAATCGACGGTTTCCGTAAAGGTAACGTTCCTATGTCACACATCCGCTCTCAGTACGGTGCTGGCATTCAACAAGAAGTGATCAACGATGTAATCCGCGATACTGTATTTGAAGCGATCAAATCTGAAGACATCCGCGCGGTTGGCATGCCTAACATCGACGACGTGAAACTTGAAGACGATTTCTTGGTCTATCAAGCCACTGTTGAAATCTTCCCAGAAGTAGATGTACAAGGTATTGATGAAATCGAAGTTGAACGTCACACTGCACAAGTGAGTGAAGAAGACGTTGATACCATGATCGAAAACCTACAAAAGCAACGTGAAGAGTTCGTTGAGAAAAAAGGCATGGCTGCTAAAGACAACCAAGTCACTTTTGATTTTGAAGGCTCAATCGATGGCGAAAAATTTGAAGGCGGCTCTGCTGAAGACTTCAAATTGGTTATCGGTAGCAACCAGATGATCCCAGGCTTTGAAGCGGGTATCAAAGGCATGAAAGCTGGCGAAGAAAAAGTCATCGACGTGACTTTCCCAGAAGATTACCAAGCTGAGAACCTAGCGGGTAAAGAAGCTCAGTTCAAAATCAATGTGAAATTGGTTGAAAAATCTAAGCTACCTGAAATCGATGATGCGTTCCTAGAGCTATTCGGTGTGACCGAGGGCGGCGTTGAGAAATTAAAAGAAGACGTCCGCAAAAACATGGAACGCGAAATCAAAAACGCTGCGCGTAGCCAAGTGAAGCAAGCGACTTTTGATGCGTTGCTAGAAAAGAATGAATTTGACGTACCAAACGCCATGTTAGAGCAAGAAATCGAGCGTCAACGCAACATGATGATGCAACGTTTCTCTCAGCAGTTCGGCGCGAACGCTGACAGCTTCGACAAAGACATGCTGCCAAATGAGCTATTTGAAGAGCAAGCGCTACGTGCTGCCCGTCTTGGCATCATCGTTGCCCGCGTTATCGATACCAAAGGCTTAGAAGTAGATCAAGAGCGTGTTGAAACCTTCATCAAAGAAGCCGCTGAAAACTACGAAGATCCAGCAGAAGTCATCGAGTACTACACCAATGACAAGCAGCAACGCGCTAACATTGAGTCTGTGGTATTAGAAGACCAAGTGGTAGATTATTTGATCAGCCAAGGTAAAGTAACTGACAAAGAAGTCAGCTATCAAGACTTGCTAGCGGCTCAGCAACAACAGCAGCAAGGCATGTAA
- a CDS encoding superoxide dismutase: MSNITLPDLPYAKDALEPHISAETLEYHHDKHHAAYVNKLNELLPGSGLEDKTLPEIIEATAKDESKQGMFNQAAQVWNHTFYWNCMTPTNGGGEPTGDLKGKIEEDFGSYDKFREEFKNAALTQFGSGWAWLVADKVGGKLSIAKTANADTPLAHNQVAVLTCDVWEHAYYVDYRNRRPDYVDTFLDKLVNWDYANAKYKGQDAGVEE; this comes from the coding sequence ATGTCAAATATTACTTTACCAGATCTACCATATGCAAAAGACGCATTAGAGCCACATATCAGTGCAGAGACACTAGAATACCATCATGACAAACATCATGCTGCTTATGTGAACAAGCTAAATGAGCTATTACCAGGTTCTGGTTTAGAAGACAAAACATTGCCAGAAATCATCGAAGCAACTGCTAAAGATGAGAGCAAGCAAGGTATGTTTAATCAAGCAGCCCAAGTATGGAACCACACGTTTTATTGGAACTGCATGACGCCAACCAACGGCGGCGGCGAACCTACTGGCGATCTAAAAGGCAAAATCGAAGAAGATTTCGGTAGCTATGACAAGTTCCGTGAAGAGTTCAAAAACGCAGCATTGACTCAATTTGGTTCAGGTTGGGCATGGCTAGTCGCTGACAAAGTTGGTGGCAAATTGTCTATTGCCAAAACAGCTAACGCTGATACCCCACTTGCACATAATCAAGTAGCCGTATTGACTTGTGATGTATGGGAACATGCGTACTATGTAGATTACCGTAACCGTCGTCCTGACTATGTTGACACGTTCCTAGACAAGCTTGTGAACTGGGACTACGCAAACGCAAAATATAAAGGTCAAGACGCTGGCGTTGAAGAGTAA
- a CDS encoding GNAT family N-acetyltransferase, with translation MTTIHTPRLILRDFAEHDAADLLAYLSNPIPSCFAGDKITSIDEALTKIAKRQKVGDYIAVCLKDSDKLIGEIFFIKEEPDTYSVGWNFNEHFHGKGYASESARAFIDFLFTEQDARRIYTYVEVDNTASQKLCERLGFRQEGHFVEFISFIKNADGTPKYEDTLQYAILKKEWIANNDAAS, from the coding sequence ATGACAACCATACACACACCGCGCCTCATTTTACGAGACTTTGCAGAACATGACGCTGCTGACTTATTGGCATATCTGTCCAACCCTATACCCAGCTGTTTTGCAGGCGATAAAATCACCTCGATTGATGAAGCACTGACAAAAATTGCCAAAAGACAAAAAGTTGGTGATTATATTGCCGTATGTCTCAAAGACTCTGATAAGCTGATTGGTGAGATTTTCTTTATCAAAGAAGAGCCTGATACCTACTCTGTAGGCTGGAACTTTAATGAGCATTTTCACGGCAAAGGATACGCTAGCGAAAGTGCGCGTGCGTTTATTGATTTTTTATTTACCGAACAGGACGCCAGACGCATTTATACGTATGTCGAGGTTGACAATACCGCCTCACAAAAGCTGTGCGAGCGTTTGGGCTTTCGTCAAGAAGGGCACTTTGTAGAGTTTATCTCGTTTATCAAAAATGCAGACGGCACGCCAAAGTACGAAGATACGTTGCAATATGCCATTTTAAAAAAGGAGTGGATAGCGAATAACGATGCTGCCAGCTAA
- the fadB gene encoding fatty acid oxidation complex subunit alpha FadB has product MVYQGNRITVTMLEDGIANMHYNAENESVNKFDAETNKQFGEAVSALEKADDVKGLIVTSGKGVFIAGADITEFVASFKKSESEIKDWVVHVNDAFNRFEDLPFPKVAAINGAAMGGGCEMTLVCEYRVMSDKAIIGLPETQLGIFPGFGGTVRSTRIIGIDNALELIATGTPKKPLDALKLGLVDATVPADDLQDAAIDLVKKCISGELDWQAKREEKLVPVKLNQLEQAMAFNSAKGMIFAKANPKQYPAPALAIEAIEKHVNLPRDKAIEVEAAGFAKAAKTPQAESLVGLFLNDQLVKKLAKQHSKQAHDINEAAVLGAGIMGGGIAYQAASKGLPIIMKDIKSEQLDLGMGEASKLLGKMVERGKMTPAKMGETLSRIRPTLNYGDFSETDIVIEAVVENPNVKRSVLKEVEGLVKDDCILASNTSTISITYLAEALARPENFVGMHFFNPVHRMPLVEVIRGEKSSEEAIATTVALASKMGKVPVVVNDCPGFLVNRVLFPYFGAFDLLLKQGADFAHVDKVMEKFGWPMGPAYLIDVVGLDTGVHGAEVMAEGFPDRMKPDYKGAIQHLYENKRLGQKNGVGFYKYETDSRGKPKKVADDATYELLQATSDSDKQTFDDQAIIDRTMLAFCNETVRCLEDNIVSTPAEADMAMIMGVGFPPFRGGPCRYIDQMGLDNYLALCEKYAHLGKAYEAPQKIRDMAAAGETFYATA; this is encoded by the coding sequence ATGGTATACCAAGGAAATCGCATCACGGTGACAATGCTAGAGGATGGCATCGCCAACATGCACTACAACGCCGAAAACGAGAGCGTGAATAAGTTTGATGCCGAGACCAACAAGCAGTTTGGCGAAGCCGTTAGCGCGTTAGAAAAAGCTGATGACGTAAAAGGCCTTATCGTCACTTCGGGCAAAGGCGTGTTTATCGCTGGTGCTGACATCACAGAATTTGTGGCTTCTTTCAAAAAATCAGAAAGCGAGATCAAAGATTGGGTGGTTCATGTCAATGACGCTTTCAATCGTTTTGAAGATTTGCCATTCCCAAAAGTGGCTGCTATCAATGGCGCGGCAATGGGCGGCGGTTGTGAGATGACCTTGGTGTGTGAATACCGCGTCATGAGTGATAAAGCAATCATCGGTCTACCAGAGACTCAACTGGGTATCTTCCCAGGGTTTGGTGGTACGGTTCGTAGTACCCGTATCATTGGTATCGACAATGCGCTTGAGCTGATCGCCACTGGCACACCAAAAAAACCGCTTGATGCGCTAAAGCTCGGCTTGGTCGATGCAACGGTACCAGCTGACGACTTGCAAGATGCCGCCATTGATTTGGTCAAAAAATGTATCTCAGGCGAGCTTGATTGGCAAGCAAAACGTGAAGAAAAACTGGTGCCAGTGAAGCTAAACCAGCTTGAGCAAGCCATGGCGTTCAACAGTGCCAAAGGCATGATCTTTGCCAAAGCCAATCCTAAACAGTACCCAGCACCAGCCCTCGCTATCGAAGCCATCGAAAAACACGTCAATCTACCGCGTGACAAAGCAATTGAAGTTGAAGCTGCTGGCTTTGCCAAAGCGGCTAAAACCCCACAAGCTGAAAGCTTGGTTGGTCTGTTCTTAAACGATCAATTGGTTAAAAAACTGGCCAAACAACACAGCAAGCAGGCGCATGACATCAACGAAGCCGCTGTATTAGGCGCTGGTATTATGGGCGGCGGTATCGCGTATCAGGCAGCCAGCAAAGGCTTGCCAATCATTATGAAAGACATCAAGTCTGAGCAATTAGATCTTGGTATGGGCGAAGCCAGCAAATTGCTTGGCAAGATGGTTGAGCGCGGCAAGATGACCCCAGCGAAAATGGGCGAAACCTTAAGCCGTATTCGTCCGACTCTAAACTATGGTGATTTTAGCGAAACAGATATCGTCATCGAAGCCGTGGTAGAAAATCCAAATGTGAAGCGTAGTGTCTTAAAAGAAGTAGAAGGCTTGGTAAAAGACGATTGTATCCTAGCTTCAAACACCTCAACCATTTCTATCACTTATTTGGCCGAAGCACTTGCGCGTCCAGAAAACTTCGTCGGTATGCATTTCTTTAACCCAGTACACCGTATGCCACTCGTCGAAGTGATTCGCGGTGAAAAATCCTCTGAAGAAGCCATCGCGACCACTGTTGCGCTCGCTTCAAAAATGGGTAAAGTCCCTGTTGTGGTCAATGACTGCCCAGGTTTCTTGGTAAACCGTGTGTTGTTCCCATATTTTGGCGCGTTTGATTTATTGCTCAAGCAAGGTGCTGACTTTGCTCATGTCGATAAAGTCATGGAAAAATTCGGCTGGCCGATGGGTCCTGCTTACTTGATCGACGTGGTTGGTTTGGATACGGGTGTCCACGGTGCAGAAGTCATGGCAGAAGGTTTTCCTGATCGCATGAAGCCTGATTATAAAGGGGCGATTCAGCATCTATACGAAAACAAGCGCTTGGGTCAAAAGAACGGCGTTGGTTTTTATAAATACGAAACAGATAGCCGCGGTAAGCCAAAAAAAGTGGCTGATGACGCCACTTATGAGCTGCTACAAGCGACGAGTGACAGTGACAAGCAAACCTTTGATGATCAAGCCATCATTGATCGCACCATGCTGGCTTTCTGTAATGAAACCGTTCGCTGCTTAGAAGACAACATCGTGAGCACGCCTGCCGAGGCCGACATGGCAATGATCATGGGCGTCGGTTTCCCGCCATTCCGCGGTGGCCCTTGCCGTTATATCGACCAGATGGGTCTAGATAACTACTTGGCACTGTGTGAAAAATACGCGCACCTTGGCAAAGCTTATGAAGCCCCGCAAAAGATTCGCGATATGGCAGCCGCAGGCGAGACCTTTTACGCCACCGCGTAA
- a CDS encoding DUF72 domain-containing protein, which translates to MDRNPTPRIYLGTGGYSDTDLLGTLYPTGTKKMDFLREYAKQYGAVEINSTFYAPIGQKAFAGMVDKAYVQTDSQLKFAVKLHQDFTHARKGTSEHAEAFLTALTPLIEANALAPLLLQFPHGFDRTRDHRLYLANLVSWFRDYPLAVEFRHNGWHTPQVVDSFREQGLIWCSVDYPKVNGLPPSRLIFTERTGYLRMHGNNLNWWDAMSASDRHDYRYSEAEMQDWAQAIANQRQHFDTLYIFFQNTVNAHAYYNIAMLREALGKFGFEVL; encoded by the coding sequence ATGGACAGGAACCCTACCCCGCGTATCTATCTTGGCACTGGTGGCTATAGCGATACTGACTTGCTCGGTACGCTGTATCCCACTGGCACCAAAAAAATGGACTTTTTACGCGAGTACGCCAAACAATACGGCGCCGTCGAGATTAATAGCACATTCTACGCACCCATCGGGCAAAAAGCCTTTGCGGGTATGGTTGATAAAGCCTATGTGCAAACTGACAGTCAGCTAAAATTCGCCGTAAAACTCCATCAAGACTTTACTCATGCACGTAAAGGCACAAGCGAGCATGCCGAGGCCTTTTTAACGGCGCTCACCCCGCTTATTGAAGCGAATGCTTTAGCACCATTGTTACTCCAATTTCCCCATGGTTTTGATCGTACTCGCGATCATCGTCTGTATCTCGCCAATCTTGTCAGCTGGTTTAGAGACTATCCGCTCGCCGTTGAGTTTCGCCACAACGGCTGGCACACGCCGCAAGTGGTCGATAGTTTTCGCGAGCAAGGGTTGATTTGGTGCAGCGTCGATTATCCAAAAGTAAATGGCTTGCCACCATCACGGCTGATATTCACTGAGCGCACTGGATATCTGCGTATGCATGGCAACAATCTGAACTGGTGGGATGCGATGAGCGCAAGTGACCGTCATGATTATCGCTATAGCGAGGCGGAAATGCAGGACTGGGCACAAGCGATTGCCAATCAGCGTCAGCACTTTGATACGCTCTATATTTTCTTTCAAAACACCGTCAATGCGCATGCCTATTATAATATTGCGATGCTACGAGAAGCGCTGGGTAAGTTTGGGTTTGAGGTGTTGTAA
- the rdgB gene encoding RdgB/HAM1 family non-canonical purine NTP pyrophosphatase translates to MSTIDTPILSKTFSTQSAPDNQWVLASNNKGKLAEFQRLFAEANLNVTIVPQGELGIEDAVEDGLSFVENAIIKARHASRISGLPAIADDSGLCVPVLGNAPGIYSARYAGEHGNDDKNNAKLVNDLQAMRGEQPIKGMFVCVLAMVRHADDSLPIIAQGLWQGEILEAPHGDGGFGYDPLFWLPERQATAASLTPTDKNRISHRGQAIQQLLAQLSL, encoded by the coding sequence ATGAGTACCATTGACACCCCGATACTCTCTAAAACTTTCTCTACCCAATCAGCACCCGATAACCAATGGGTACTCGCCAGTAATAATAAAGGTAAACTGGCTGAGTTTCAAAGGTTGTTTGCTGAAGCAAATCTGAATGTAACGATTGTACCGCAAGGTGAGCTGGGCATCGAAGACGCCGTCGAAGATGGTCTAAGCTTTGTAGAAAACGCCATTATCAAGGCACGACATGCCAGCCGTATCAGTGGACTACCTGCGATTGCCGATGACTCTGGTTTGTGTGTTCCCGTACTGGGCAACGCGCCTGGTATTTACTCTGCACGCTATGCAGGCGAACACGGTAATGATGACAAAAACAATGCCAAGCTTGTCAATGATTTGCAGGCGATGCGCGGTGAGCAGCCTATTAAAGGCATGTTCGTTTGCGTTTTAGCCATGGTGCGCCACGCGGATGATTCGCTACCAATTATCGCACAAGGTCTATGGCAGGGTGAAATTTTAGAAGCGCCGCACGGTGATGGTGGCTTCGGTTATGATCCATTGTTTTGGTTGCCAGAGCGACAAGCGACAGCAGCAAGCCTAACCCCTACGGATAAAAACCGCATCAGTCATCGTGGTCAAGCGATCCAGCAATTGCTAGCCCAGCTGTCGTTATAG
- the fadA gene encoding acetyl-CoA C-acyltransferase FadA, which translates to MTTLSPKDVVIVDGVRSAMGKSKNGMFRHVRADSMSAELVRALVERNDFDPRDVEDIIWGCVNQTLEQGLNIGRNIGLLAGIPKTAGGQTVNRLCGSSMQALHTAAAQIMTNQGEIFIIGGVEHMGHVGMMHGVDLNPEASKHYAKASNMMGLTAEMLGRMNGITREEQDAFGLESHRRAWAATSEGRFDNEIIGIEGHDAAGRLQLCTVDEVIRPDATMEQMQKLRPAFDPKGGTVTAATSSALSDGAAAMLVMSAQKAKDLGLKPRARIRSMAVAGCDAAIMGYGPVPATNKALKRAGMSIDDMQTIELNEAFAAQGLSVLKALNLTDKQDIVNINGGAIALGHPLGCSGARITVTLLNAMEQSDTEIGLATMCIGLGQGIATVIERV; encoded by the coding sequence ATGACAACTTTAAGTCCAAAAGATGTGGTCATCGTAGATGGCGTACGCTCAGCGATGGGCAAATCTAAAAACGGTATGTTCCGCCATGTTCGCGCGGATAGCATGTCTGCTGAATTGGTACGTGCCTTGGTTGAGCGTAACGACTTTGACCCACGTGATGTCGAAGATATCATCTGGGGCTGTGTGAACCAAACGCTAGAGCAAGGCCTAAACATCGGTCGTAACATTGGCCTATTGGCTGGTATTCCAAAAACGGCAGGCGGTCAGACCGTCAATCGTCTATGCGGCTCATCAATGCAGGCGCTACACACGGCTGCTGCCCAAATCATGACCAATCAAGGCGAGATTTTCATCATTGGTGGCGTTGAGCACATGGGCCACGTGGGTATGATGCATGGCGTGGATCTCAATCCTGAAGCCTCAAAGCACTATGCAAAAGCCTCGAACATGATGGGCTTGACCGCTGAGATGCTAGGTCGCATGAATGGCATTACGCGCGAAGAGCAAGACGCCTTTGGTCTTGAGTCACATCGCCGTGCATGGGCTGCGACTTCTGAAGGTCGTTTTGACAATGAAATCATCGGTATTGAAGGTCATGATGCCGCAGGTCGCTTGCAGCTATGTACCGTCGATGAAGTGATTCGTCCAGATGCCACGATGGAGCAAATGCAAAAACTACGTCCAGCCTTCGATCCAAAAGGTGGTACGGTGACGGCAGCGACGTCATCTGCCTTATCAGATGGTGCCGCAGCAATGCTGGTCATGAGCGCGCAAAAAGCCAAAGACTTGGGTCTCAAGCCACGCGCTCGTATTCGTAGTATGGCTGTTGCTGGTTGTGACGCTGCTATCATGGGTTATGGTCCTGTACCAGCTACCAACAAAGCCCTCAAACGTGCCGGCATGAGCATCGATGACATGCAAACCATCGAGTTAAACGAAGCATTTGCAGCGCAAGGTTTATCAGTTCTAAAAGCACTGAACCTAACGGACAAACAAGACATCGTCAATATCAACGGCGGCGCGATTGCCTTGGGTCACCCACTTGGCTGTTCAGGCGCTCGTATCACAGTGACACTACTCAATGCGATGGAGCAGTCAGATACTGAAATTGGTCTGGCAACGATGTGTATCGGTCTTGGTCAAGGTATCGCGACCGTGATTGAGCGCGTTTAA
- a CDS encoding isochorismatase family protein → MSTMITDRTYRIARENTQAMVIDVQERLTPHIYDHENILKKTVTLIKGLQALNVPIMLNEQYKKGLGDTLPEIKEALEGNNTKSFEKVTFSACDNDEAWHHLAQQNRSVVILFGVEVHVCVMQTALDLLDNGMQPVIIGDAVGSRYPYDKKQAIRRIRRAGGVISTVESILFELCRSSQDPAFKTISNLIK, encoded by the coding sequence ATGTCTACCATGATTACCGATCGTACTTATCGAATTGCTCGTGAAAATACCCAAGCAATGGTCATTGATGTCCAAGAGCGCTTAACGCCGCATATTTATGACCATGAAAACATATTAAAAAAGACAGTCACACTGATAAAGGGTCTACAAGCGCTGAACGTGCCTATTATGCTCAATGAGCAGTACAAAAAGGGTCTAGGCGATACGTTGCCCGAGATCAAGGAAGCACTAGAAGGTAATAATACAAAAAGTTTTGAAAAGGTCACATTTAGTGCCTGTGACAATGATGAAGCATGGCATCATCTGGCCCAGCAGAATCGCAGTGTCGTCATTTTATTCGGTGTAGAAGTACACGTTTGTGTGATGCAGACGGCGCTTGATTTACTTGATAACGGCATGCAACCTGTCATTATTGGCGATGCCGTTGGCTCGCGCTACCCTTATGATAAAAAACAAGCGATTCGTCGTATTCGCCGCGCAGGTGGTGTTATCAGTACGGTTGAGTCTATTTTGTTTGAGCTGTGCCGCAGTAGCCAAGACCCTGCCTTTAAAACCATCAGCAATTTGATTAAATAG